The genomic segment TACCTGAACCGAGAATTGGGTTTGGTAAGGATAAAGTGAAACTTCTTATTAATCTGATTGAAAGAACTCTTGCAATTTTTGGACCAAATGAAACTACAGAAGTTGCAGTGAATACACTATTTACTTACTATCACTTTAATCTTGAGCATGGTTTGGATAATCCTGAACTTTTAAAAAAACTAAATGAATTTAAACACTCATACCATCACCATTTTACAGATGATGGAGGTACGCTTATTACTGGTCGGGAAGAGATTAATAAAAAAGCAAAGCTGGATACATTTGGAAGTTTTCTGGAGAGCCGTTATAGTATCAGAAATTTTGCTAAAGGAACAATTGATATAGATTTAATTAAAAAAGCTGTAAAAATGGCGAGAAAAACGCCATCCGTGTGCAATCGACAGGGCTCCAGGGTTCATGTTTATTCCGATAATCAAACCAAACAAGCTGTTTTGAATTGCCAAAATGGAAACAGAGGTTTTGGGAATACAGCTGATAAGGTATTATTAATTACTGAAGATTTATCCATATTTCATGGGGTAATAGAAAGAAATCAGGCATATATAGATGGTGGTTTATTCAGCATGACCCTTGTATATGCATTACACTCTTTAGGGATTGGAACATGTTGTTTAAATTGCTCGATTGATAAAGAAATGGATATAAACTTAAGGAGGGTT from the Sporolactobacillus sp. Y61 genome contains:
- a CDS encoding nitroreductase family protein; translation: MKKIMKRILPNVIINILKKIRSKMTFTSITLIKNYIYDFRRYRKYSGTLNILNDQKKNDAYIIYIYHAIEKGMSLPEPRIGFGKDKVKLLINLIERTLAIFGPNETTEVAVNTLFTYYHFNLEHGLDNPELLKKLNEFKHSYHHHFTDDGGTLITGREEINKKAKLDTFGSFLESRYSIRNFAKGTIDIDLIKKAVKMARKTPSVCNRQGSRVHVYSDNQTKQAVLNCQNGNRGFGNTADKVLLITEDLSIFHGVIERNQAYIDGGLFSMTLVYALHSLGIGTCCLNCSIDKEMDINLRRVTGIDATETPIMMIVIGWIPESLKVTQSHRKPVEEILFIH